In Nostoc sp. GT001, a genomic segment contains:
- a CDS encoding peptidoglycan-binding protein: MENLAYLHLAFAYEDSTPSELVSLSSLFKDAAAPDWKRLSGRAWKYMLPLALSLSILGAVSSVMALEKGDRGPSVRNLQQNLKTAGFYQSSVTQVYDAPTQEAVRRFQKAAGLPVDGIVGASTLQKLESWQAKKPTTRATQAQRTAAVGAQAKKSSTTSSATSKRRNPNYLAKGDEGEDVRALQERLRVAGFYYGNATGIFGPITEEAVKRFQDSYKLSVDGVVGPATLGKLPGVGIGDGEEAPKKVVNRDKLRVGDRGEPVRIVQEQLIQAGYLEGEPNGYYGPYTADAVKRFQAANFLAASGVADPTTRAKLYSSVNTASKSEFNTLEIQTRLRERGFYKGKLNGVMADDTKKAIKQAQEFYGISLKDLKSGRF; this comes from the coding sequence ATGGAAAATCTTGCGTATTTGCACCTAGCTTTCGCCTACGAAGACAGCACACCCAGTGAATTGGTCTCCCTCAGTTCTTTGTTTAAGGACGCAGCTGCACCAGACTGGAAAAGGCTTTCGGGTAGGGCTTGGAAGTATATGTTGCCCCTTGCTCTGTCTTTATCTATTCTTGGCGCTGTTAGCAGCGTCATGGCACTAGAAAAAGGCGATCGAGGCCCTTCTGTCAGAAATCTACAACAAAATTTGAAAACAGCAGGTTTTTACCAATCTTCTGTTACCCAAGTATATGACGCACCCACACAAGAAGCTGTACGGCGCTTCCAAAAGGCCGCTGGTTTACCAGTGGACGGCATTGTGGGAGCAAGCACCCTGCAAAAATTAGAAAGTTGGCAAGCGAAAAAACCTACAACTAGGGCTACACAAGCTCAAAGAACCGCTGCTGTAGGCGCACAAGCGAAAAAGTCCAGCACTACTAGTTCAGCCACCAGCAAACGCCGCAATCCTAACTACCTTGCTAAAGGGGATGAAGGTGAAGATGTCAGAGCTTTGCAAGAACGGTTAAGAGTTGCAGGCTTTTATTACGGAAACGCCACAGGCATATTTGGCCCAATTACCGAAGAAGCTGTCAAACGGTTCCAAGATTCTTACAAATTAAGCGTTGATGGAGTTGTTGGCCCAGCAACATTAGGTAAATTGCCGGGAGTTGGCATCGGTGATGGAGAAGAGGCTCCCAAAAAGGTAGTCAATCGAGACAAACTTCGTGTAGGCGATCGCGGTGAGCCAGTTAGAATTGTTCAAGAACAATTGATCCAGGCAGGATATTTAGAGGGAGAGCCAAATGGCTACTATGGCCCTTATACTGCTGATGCTGTGAAGAGATTTCAGGCAGCTAATTTCTTAGCAGCAAGTGGTGTTGCTGACCCAACTACGCGAGCTAAGTTATACAGCTCAGTTAATACTGCTAGTAAAAGCGAATTTAATACCTTAGAAATTCAAACTCGACTACGAGAGCGAGGTTTTTATAAAGGCAAGCTCAATGGTGTGATGGCAGATGACACCAAAAAAGCGATTAAACAAGCCCAAGAA